A region from the Benincasa hispida cultivar B227 chromosome 10, ASM972705v1, whole genome shotgun sequence genome encodes:
- the LOC120088602 gene encoding peroxidase 2-like: MACKFSVFLALFWLVGLMVGDSLAQLNPSFYAKTCPNLPQIVNGVVAQALGTDARAGAKLIRLHFHDCFVDGCDASILLENAPGIESELDAPGNQGIQGLNIVDDIKSAVEKACPRTVSCADILAIASKESIVLAGGPSWIVPLGRRDSRTANREGATNNLASPFEDLDTLKAKFGVFGLDSTDLVALSGAHTFGRSRCAFFSQRFANFNGTNRPDPTLDPAYREQLRRICSSGSETRANFDPTTPDKFDKNYYTNLQGLRGLLQSDQELFSTRGADTVAIVNRFAKSQGQFFKSFGVSMIKMGNITPLTGNKGEIRLSCRRVNPSRPRGDEGHDVM, from the exons ATGGCTTGTAAGTTTAGTGTATTCTTGGCGTTGTTTTGGCTAGTGGGTTTGATGGTGGGAGACTCCTTGGCTCAGCTAAACCCTTCATTTTACGCTAAAACATGTCCTAATTTACCCCAAATTGTGAATGGTGTGGTTGCACAAGCTCTTGGAACCGATGCTCGAGCTGGAGCCAAGCTCATTCGTCTCCATTTTCACGACTGCTTTGTTGAC GGGTGTGATGCGTCTATTTTGCTAGAGAATGCACCGGGCATAGAGAGTGAACTGGATGCCCCAGGAAATCAAGGCATTCAAGGTCTTAACATCGTCGACGACATCAAATCTGCTGTCGAAAAGGCTTGCCCTCGTACTGTCTCCTGTGCCGACATCTTAGCCATTGCCTCCAAAGAATCCATCGTACTG GCTGGAGGGCCGAGCTGGATTGTGCCACTGGGACGAAGAGACAGTAGAACGGCCAATAGAGAAGGAGCCACAAACAACCTTGCCAGTCCCTTCGAAGACCTCGATACACTCAAAGCCAAATTTGGTGTTTTCGGCCTGGATTCCACTGATCTGGTGGCTTTGTCCG gaGCACATACATTTGGGCGTTCAAGGTGCGCATTTTTTAGCCAACGATTTGCCAACTTCAACGGCACAAACAGGCCAGACCCAACGCTAGACCCAGCCTACAGAGAGCAGCTCCGAAGAATTTGCTCTAGTGGGTCAGAGACACGAGCCAATTTCGATCCGACGACCCCAGACAAATTTGACAAGAACTATTATACCAACCTTCAGGGGCTTCGGGGGCTTCTACAGAGCGATCAAGAGCTATTCTCAACTCGTGGGGCTGACACAGTCGCCATTGTGAACCGTTTTGCGAAAAGCCAAGGCCAGTTCTTCAAAAGTTTTGGTGTGTCTATGATTAAAATGGGAAACATTACCCCTTTAACTGGAAACAAAGGAGAGATTAGATTGAGCTGTAGGAGAGTGAATCCAAGTAGGCCTAGAGGTGATGAGGGACATGATGTTATGTAA